A part of Leifsonia xyli subsp. xyli str. CTCB07 genomic DNA contains:
- the efeB gene encoding iron uptake transporter deferrochelatase/peroxidase subunit, which produces MSEKTAGDVPASSPASCGFSRRGLLGLVGAAAGAGLAGFGAGVAAGHAITGPDTAGAATTYPFYGGHQAGITTPVQDRLHFAAFDVAADLTRAGLIELLQDWTTAAARMTQGKPAGTGGPASGPLDTPPDDTGEALGLPAGGLTITFGFGPTLFTSAAGDDRFGIARRQPAALIDLPHFPGDALLDQYTVGDLCVQACSEDPQVAVHAIRNLSRIAFGRAAIRWSQLGFGRTSSTSRSQTTPRNLFGFKDGTANITSEDAAAVTQQVWAARADGSEWMAGGSYLVARKIRMTIETWDRQQLGELEHVIGRDKGEGAPLSGGTEFTEPNFLALAASGSTKIDPDSHVRLAHPSTNDGARILRRGYNFVDGNDELGRLNAGLFFIAFQRDPRKQFIPIQSQLARNDAMNEYVKHVGSALFAVPPGAREGSYIGASLFA; this is translated from the coding sequence GTGAGCGAAAAGACAGCCGGGGACGTGCCGGCCTCGTCCCCAGCCTCCTGCGGCTTCTCCCGGCGCGGGCTGCTGGGGCTGGTGGGGGCGGCGGCGGGGGCAGGCCTCGCCGGGTTCGGAGCCGGCGTGGCAGCCGGCCACGCGATCACCGGGCCGGACACGGCGGGCGCTGCGACCACATACCCGTTCTACGGCGGCCATCAGGCGGGCATCACGACGCCCGTCCAAGACCGGCTCCACTTCGCCGCGTTCGATGTCGCCGCCGATCTCACCCGCGCGGGGCTGATCGAGCTGCTCCAGGACTGGACGACCGCCGCCGCCCGGATGACGCAGGGGAAGCCGGCGGGCACGGGCGGGCCCGCCTCCGGGCCGCTCGACACACCCCCCGACGACACCGGCGAGGCGCTCGGCCTGCCCGCGGGTGGCCTGACCATCACGTTCGGGTTCGGCCCCACCCTCTTCACCTCCGCTGCGGGCGACGACCGGTTCGGCATCGCCCGCCGGCAGCCCGCGGCGCTCATCGACCTCCCGCACTTCCCCGGCGATGCGCTGCTCGACCAGTACACCGTCGGTGACCTGTGCGTGCAAGCCTGCAGCGAAGACCCGCAGGTGGCCGTCCACGCCATCCGGAACCTCTCCCGCATCGCCTTCGGCCGCGCTGCCATCCGCTGGTCGCAGCTCGGGTTCGGCCGCACCTCGTCCACCTCGCGCAGCCAGACGACCCCGCGCAACCTGTTCGGCTTCAAGGACGGCACGGCCAACATCACCTCCGAGGACGCCGCCGCCGTCACCCAGCAGGTCTGGGCGGCGCGAGCGGATGGGAGCGAGTGGATGGCGGGCGGCTCCTACCTGGTCGCCCGCAAGATCCGCATGACGATCGAGACCTGGGACCGCCAGCAGCTCGGCGAACTGGAGCATGTCATCGGCCGGGACAAGGGCGAGGGCGCCCCGCTCTCGGGCGGCACCGAGTTCACGGAGCCGAACTTCCTGGCCCTCGCCGCCTCCGGGAGCACCAAGATCGACCCGGACTCGCACGTCCGCCTCGCGCACCCGAGCACGAACGACGGAGCCCGGATCCTCCGCCGCGGCTACAACTTCGTCGATGGCAACGACGAACTCGGACGCCTGAACGCGGGTCTGTTCTTCATCGCGTTCCAGCGGGACCCGCGCAAGCAGTTCATCCCGATCCAGTCGCAGCTCGCCCGCAACGACGCCATGAACGAGTACGTGAAGCATGTGGGCTCCGCGCTCTTCGCCGTGCCTCCCGGCGCTCGGGAAGGCTCGTATATCGGGGCGAGCCTGTTCGCCTGA